A single region of the Chrysoperla carnea chromosome 5, inChrCarn1.1, whole genome shotgun sequence genome encodes:
- the LOC123301770 gene encoding zinc finger protein 41-like isoform X1 translates to MYVSGRGGTLPGGGPSLGLPTGWGGVVRPPPTGVGVGAVTATVTAPADLLATISMFEQHVKAEPMGFYASTALNRDTSTNNHNGVNSTDNKEQQQQLIASNVVCPSIVPPTTKSSGGSNRSGHSRSKPQACKVCGKVLSSASSYYVHMKLHSGNKPFTCTCCEAAFCRKPYLEVHMRTHTGERPFQCELCLKRFTQKSSLNTHKRVHTGERPYACDICEKRFAVKSYVTAHRWSHVADKPLTCDRCSLTFTSKSQFAIHIRTHSAAQSYECNICGRTFVRDSYLIRHHNRVHRENPNNTSQVAATQTQTQKHQAQQTTTNDTNNTNNNRTTNSIAISTFNHNASAISNAVIAAATAATTAGATTATATLQQLHNLHLHKHQQSLRYVTTSTQMSPTMQDIKSPSSPTTINGTVNGRSGSAEGGSVS, encoded by the exons ATGTACGTCTCAGGACGTGGCGGCACTTTACCTGGTGGTGGGCCATCATTAGGGTTACCAACAGGATGGGGTGGTGTTGTACGTCCACCCCCAACGGGTGTGGGGGTTGGAGCTGTTACAGCAACAGTGACCGCACCCGCCGATTTGTTGGCAACAATCAGTATGTTCGAACAACATGTTAAAGCCGAGCCAATGGGATTTTATGCATCGACAGCATTGAATCGTGATACGTCTACAAATAATCATAACGGTGTTAATTCTACGGATAATAAAGAACAACAACAGCAGTTAATCGCAAGT AACGTTGTATGTCCATCAATTGTGCCTCCAACTACAAAGTCGAGTGGAGGTAGTAATCGCAGTGGTCATAGTCGAAGTAAACCGCAAGCGTGTAAAGTGTGTGGTAAAGTTTTATCATCAGCGAGCAGTTATTATGTACATATGAAGCTACATTCAGGCAATAAACCTTTCACATGCACATGCTGTGAAGCGGCATTTTGCCGTAAACCTTATTTGGAAGTTCATATGCGCACGCATAcag GTGAACGTCCTTTTCAATGTGAATTATGTTTAAAACGTTTCACCCAGAAATCATCGTTAAACACACATAAACGTGTACATACCGGTGAACGACCGTACGCATGTGATATATGTGAAAAACGTTTTGCTGTAAAAAGTTATGTAACGGCACATCGTTGGTCTCATGTAGCGGATAAACCGCTAACATGTGATCGATGTTCATTAACATTCACATCAAAAAGTCAATTTGCTATACATATACGAACACATTCAGCCGCCCAAAGTTACGAATGTAACATATGTGGACGAACATTTGTACGTGATTCATATTTAATACGACATCATAATCGTGTACATCGTGAGAATCCAAATAATACAAGTCAG GTAGCTGCCACGCAAACTCAAACGCAAAAGCACCAAgcacaacaaacaacaacaaacgaTACCAACAATACCAACAATAACCGAACAACAAATAGTATCGCCATTAGTACATTCAATCATAATGCATCAGCAATCAGCAATGCAGTCATTGCAGCAGCAACAGCAGCAACAACAGCAGGCGCAACAACAGCAACAGCAACACTCCAACAACTCCACAACCTCCACCTCCACAAACACCAACAATCGCTCAGGTATGTAACAACAAGTACACAAATGTCACCAACAATGCAAGATATTAAATCACCATCATCACCAACAACAATCAACGGTACTGTCAACGGTCGATCAGGCAGTGCTGAAGGAGGCTCAGtctcttaa
- the LOC123301770 gene encoding zinc finger protein 39-like isoform X2 — translation MYVSGRGGTLPGGGPSLGLPTGWGGVVRPPPTGVGVGAVTATVTAPADLLATISMFEQHVKAEPMGFYASTALNRDTSTNNHNGVNSTDNKEQQQQLIASNVVCPSIVPPTTKSSGGSNRSGHSRSKPQACKVCGKVLSSASSYYVHMKLHSGNKPFTCTCCEAAFCRKPYLEVHMRTHTGERPFQCELCLKRFTQKSSLNTHKRVHTGERPYACDICEKRFAVKSYVTAHRWSHVADKPLTCDRCSLTFTSKSQFAIHIRTHSAAQSYECNICGRTFVRDSYLIRHHNRVHRENPNNTSQLPRKLKRKSTKHNKQQQTIPTIPTITEQQIVSPLVHSIIMHQQSAMQSLQQQQQQQQQAQQQQQQHSNNSTTSTSTNTNNRSGM, via the exons ATGTACGTCTCAGGACGTGGCGGCACTTTACCTGGTGGTGGGCCATCATTAGGGTTACCAACAGGATGGGGTGGTGTTGTACGTCCACCCCCAACGGGTGTGGGGGTTGGAGCTGTTACAGCAACAGTGACCGCACCCGCCGATTTGTTGGCAACAATCAGTATGTTCGAACAACATGTTAAAGCCGAGCCAATGGGATTTTATGCATCGACAGCATTGAATCGTGATACGTCTACAAATAATCATAACGGTGTTAATTCTACGGATAATAAAGAACAACAACAGCAGTTAATCGCAAGT AACGTTGTATGTCCATCAATTGTGCCTCCAACTACAAAGTCGAGTGGAGGTAGTAATCGCAGTGGTCATAGTCGAAGTAAACCGCAAGCGTGTAAAGTGTGTGGTAAAGTTTTATCATCAGCGAGCAGTTATTATGTACATATGAAGCTACATTCAGGCAATAAACCTTTCACATGCACATGCTGTGAAGCGGCATTTTGCCGTAAACCTTATTTGGAAGTTCATATGCGCACGCATAcag GTGAACGTCCTTTTCAATGTGAATTATGTTTAAAACGTTTCACCCAGAAATCATCGTTAAACACACATAAACGTGTACATACCGGTGAACGACCGTACGCATGTGATATATGTGAAAAACGTTTTGCTGTAAAAAGTTATGTAACGGCACATCGTTGGTCTCATGTAGCGGATAAACCGCTAACATGTGATCGATGTTCATTAACATTCACATCAAAAAGTCAATTTGCTATACATATACGAACACATTCAGCCGCCCAAAGTTACGAATGTAACATATGTGGACGAACATTTGTACGTGATTCATATTTAATACGACATCATAATCGTGTACATCGTGAGAATCCAAATAATACAAGTCAG CTGCCACGCAAACTCAAACGCAAAAGCACCAAgcacaacaaacaacaacaaacgaTACCAACAATACCAACAATAACCGAACAACAAATAGTATCGCCATTAGTACATTCAATCATAATGCATCAGCAATCAGCAATGCAGTCATTGCAGCAGCAACAGCAGCAACAACAGCAGGCGCAACAACAGCAACAGCAACACTCCAACAACTCCACAACCTCCACCTCCACAAACACCAACAATCGCTCAGGTATGTAA
- the LOC123301765 gene encoding uncharacterized protein LOC123301765 isoform X2 has translation MEEKEWFLERIDHSCFSRPTLPQLRHIISDDPRIKKYYPCIESSSIEEARTDIGFSTGNSGAENKWNHLRQEESLFYKQINNSTDKPQGDDTNKIKILGMESSGIESPEIDGLFDEIMNCLDEDETIDFTSNEPKSALESSRQKLKNLLNKSPVKNVIENPFLANTGPSNLLNKAPGKNVIENPFLANTEPSSTVAENAFLPRTMPSEAVIENPFLSTTGPTETHVKNSFISNATSTGTIENSYSSNTGSSQVLVENPFLSSHAVVENPFLSVEDSKKLFDKNNHEKLDKFRSSHDRVKSLLANVNLPPELKNFRDPSSFEESLRGKKNTEQSLRKQDISYLGATLPLGEAGSFPRETSFERELRGLKAILRESKSSTTLARSRSRSKSPRKRRKRSHSRSTSSGDTSRDRLSGSRIYRKQKASRSRSRSRSTERKKLRKRSRSKTPYSELKTRFKNFQQKPTNKDSTKILKSRCNSPVTHRSTSRDRLARPRVYRKRKTSSSRSRSRSRSSERKTLPEKKYSELQNRWRSTQPGITKSILKPRSRSRSLERQKLRKRSRSKTPYSESKNRCKSFQEKQSDIDSKTKLTSRSHLRPRRSRSRSREKFRDKSKSRRYRSKSPSGADNKRRLSKSKSLSPPRESTDNKLKQLNEESSNSNKLQIPSFSINYQPPTSVELPPMTPVLPPMPPIPPMLIQTPMGPIVPMQQQQPMASFDIPSTSCSQETELPSFNSDGNYLRNNSWKSTKKKKKIPHEDIYCDVCNVFVNTETQYNLHVRSKKHKKKEELIKSVRRNGGILPTPAPVPQVKLSCEVCQKYNFQTVDSYNNHMMSIKHLKNFTATLNEVSEIKLFNPEQQSKTTAVESFQKYSENVFANEAIAVQVKKKNQIIENHCQLCDVTVNSEEQFEMHLISKGHRKKLSKVNKSKAK, from the exons ATGGAG GAGAAAGAATGGTTTTTAGAACGTATCGACCATAGCTGTTTTAGCAGACCAACACTGCCACAATTACGACACATTATCTCGGATGATCCTCGGATCAAAAAGTATTACCCATGTATCGAGAGTTCCAGTATCGAGGAAGCACG GACAGATATCGGTTTTTCCACTGGCAATTCTGGAGCAGAAAATAAATGGAATCATTTAAGACAAGAAGAATcgttattttacaaacaaataaataattctactgATAAACCTCAAGGCGATGACACTAACAAAATCAAGATTCTCGGGATGGAAAGCTCAGGAATTGAAAGTCCTGAAATCGATGGATTATTTGACGAAATAATGAATTGCTTAGACGAAGATGAAACAATAGATTTCACTAGTAACGAACCGAAGAGTGCGTTAGAAAGCTCCCggcaaaagttaaaaaatttattaaataaatctccagtgaaaaatgttatagaaaatccATTTCTTGCAAATACTGGgccatcaaatttattaaataaagctCCAGGGaaaaatgttatagaaaatccATTTCTTGCAAATACTGAGCCATCATCAACTGTTGCTGAAAATGCGTTTCTTCCAAGGACTATGCCATCAGAAGCTGTTATAGAAAATCCATTCCTATCAACTACTGGGCCAACAGAAACTCATGTGAAAAACTCGTTTATTTCAAACGCTACATCAACAGGAACTATAGAAAATTCGTATTCTTCAAACACTGGGTCATCACAAGTCCTTGTAGAAAATCCATTTCTGTCAAGCCATGCAGTCGTCGAAAATCCATTTCTATCTGTTGAagatagtaaaaaattatttgataaaaataaccatgaaaaattggataaatttcgGAGCAGTCATGATCGAGTGAAGTCTTTATTAGCGAATGTTAATTTACCACccgaattgaaaaattttcgtgaTCCAAGtagttttgaagaaagtttGCGCGGAAAGAAAAATACTGAACAATCGTTAAGAAAACAAG ATATATCCTACCTTGGAGCAACTTTACCACTAGGAGAAGCAGGTTCATTTCCTCGAGAAACTTCATTCGAACGGGAACTGCGTGGATTAAAAGCTATTTTAAGAGAATCAAAAAGTTCCACAACATTGGCTCGAAGTCGATCAAGATCAAAATCACCAAGAAAACGACGTAAAAGGTCTCATTCTAGAAGCACCTCTAGTGGGGATACCTCTAGGGATAGATTATCAGGCTCTCGAATATATCGAAAACAGAAAGCATCAAGATCTCGTAGTCGATCTCGTTCTACAGAACGTAAAAAACTTCGTAAAAGAAGTCGATCTAAAACTCCGTATTCAGAATTGAAaacacgatttaaaaatttccaGCAAAAGCCAACAAATAAAGACAGtactaaaatactaaaatcCCGATGTAATTCACCAGTAACACATCGCTCTACTTCAAGAGACAGATTAGCGCGCCCTCGAGTATATCGAAAACGGAAAACAAGCTCATCGAGATCCCGAAGTAGATCTCGATCTTCAGAACGTAAAACTCTTCCTGAGAAGAAGTATTCAGAATTACAAAATCGATGGAGGAGTACCCAACCCGGtataacaaaatcaattttgaaaccGCGAAGTAGATCACGTTCGTTAGAACGTCAGAAACTTCGTAAAAGAAGTCGATCGAAAACTCCATATTCGGAATCGAAAAATCGATGCAAAAGTTTCCAAGAAAAACAATCAGATATAGatagtaaaacaaaattaactagTCGATCTCACCTTCGTCCTCGTCGATCTAGAAGTAGATCTAGAGAAAAATTTCGTGATAAAAGTAAATCACGACGATATAGAAGCAAATCACCTAGTGGGGCAGATAATAAACGAAGGCTGTCTAAAAGTAAATCTTTATCACCTCCTCGTGAATCTACTGATAATAAActtaaacaattaaatgaagaaagttctaattctaataaattacaaataccttcgttttcaataaattatcagCCACCAACGTCAGTAGAGTTACCACCTATGACACCAGTACTTCCACCGATGCCACCAATACCACCTATGTTAATTCAAACACCAATGGGACCAATTGTGCCAatgcaacaacaacaaccaaTGGCGTCCTTTGATATTCCATCGACGAGCTGCAGTCAAGAAACAGAATTACCATCGTTCAACTCAGATGGAAATTATTTAAGGAATAATTCTTGGAAATCTaccaagaaaaagaaaaaaatacctcATGAAGATATATATTGCGATGTGTGTAATGTATTTGTGAATACAGAAACACAATACAACTTACATGTAAGGAGCAAAAAGCATaagaaaaaagaagaattaaTAAAATCGGTTCGAAGGAATGGAGGGATACTACCTACTCCAGCACCTGTCCCTCAAGTCAAATTAAGCTGTGAAgtttgtcaaaaatataatttccaaaCTGTTGACTCATATAACAAT cATATGATGTCAatcaaacatttgaaaaatttcactgCAACTTTAAACGAAGTTTctgaaatcaaattatttaatcccGAACAACAATCCAAAACCACAGCTGTCGaaa gttTCCAGAAATATTCAGAAAACGTATTTGCCAATGAAGCGATAGCTGTgcaagtaaaaaagaaaaatcagatTATAGAAAATCATTGTCAACTGTGCGATGTTACAGTTAATTCCGAGGAGCAATTTGAAATG CACCTAATTTCAAAGGGACACAGGAAAAAGTTATCAAAAGTAAATAAGTCAAAGGCAAAATAA
- the LOC123301765 gene encoding uncharacterized protein LOC123301765 isoform X3, protein MNYNKEKEWFLERIDHSCFSRPTLPQLRHIISDDPRIKKYYPCIESSSIEEARTDIGFSTGNSGAENKWNHLRQEESLFYKQINNSTDKPQGDDTNKIKILGMESSGIESPEIDGLFDEIMNCLDEDETIDFTSNEPKSALESSRQKLKNLLNKSPVKNVIENPFLANTGPSNLLNKAPGKNVIENPFLANTEPSSTVAENAFLPRTMPSEAVIENPFLSTTGPTETHVKNSFISNATSTGTIENSYSSNTGSSQVLVENPFLSSHAVVENPFLSVEDSKKLFDKNNHEKLDKFRSSHDRVKSLLANVNLPPELKNFRDPSSFEESLRGKKNTEQSLRKQDISYLGATLPLGEAGSFPRETSFERELRGLKAILRESKSSTTLARSRSRSKSPRKRRKRSHSRSTSSGDTSRDRLSGSRIYRKQKASRSRSRSRSTERKKLRKRSRSKTPYSELKTRFKNFQQKPTNKDSTKILKSRCNSPVTHRSTSRDRLARPRVYRKRKTSSSRSRSRSRSSERKTLPEKKYSELQNRWRSTQPGITKSILKPRSRSRSLERQKLRKRSRSKTPYSESKNRCKSFQEKQSDIDSKTKLTSRSHLRPRRSRSRSREKFRDKSKSRRYRSKSPSGADNKRRLSKSKSLSPPRESTDNKLKQLNEESSNSNKLQIPSFSINYQPPTSVELPPIPPMLIQTPMGPIVPMQQQQPMASFDIPSTSCSQETELPSFNSDGNYLRNNSWKSTKKKKKIPHEDIYCDVCNVFVNTETQYNLHVRSKKHKKKEELIKSVRRNGGILPTPAPVPQVKLSCEVCQKYNFQTVDSYNNHMMSIKHLKNFTATLNEVSEIKLFNPEQQSKTTAVESFQKYSENVFANEAIAVQVKKKNQIIENHCQLCDVTVNSEEQFEMHLISKGHRKKLSKVNKSKAK, encoded by the exons GAGAAAGAATGGTTTTTAGAACGTATCGACCATAGCTGTTTTAGCAGACCAACACTGCCACAATTACGACACATTATCTCGGATGATCCTCGGATCAAAAAGTATTACCCATGTATCGAGAGTTCCAGTATCGAGGAAGCACG GACAGATATCGGTTTTTCCACTGGCAATTCTGGAGCAGAAAATAAATGGAATCATTTAAGACAAGAAGAATcgttattttacaaacaaataaataattctactgATAAACCTCAAGGCGATGACACTAACAAAATCAAGATTCTCGGGATGGAAAGCTCAGGAATTGAAAGTCCTGAAATCGATGGATTATTTGACGAAATAATGAATTGCTTAGACGAAGATGAAACAATAGATTTCACTAGTAACGAACCGAAGAGTGCGTTAGAAAGCTCCCggcaaaagttaaaaaatttattaaataaatctccagtgaaaaatgttatagaaaatccATTTCTTGCAAATACTGGgccatcaaatttattaaataaagctCCAGGGaaaaatgttatagaaaatccATTTCTTGCAAATACTGAGCCATCATCAACTGTTGCTGAAAATGCGTTTCTTCCAAGGACTATGCCATCAGAAGCTGTTATAGAAAATCCATTCCTATCAACTACTGGGCCAACAGAAACTCATGTGAAAAACTCGTTTATTTCAAACGCTACATCAACAGGAACTATAGAAAATTCGTATTCTTCAAACACTGGGTCATCACAAGTCCTTGTAGAAAATCCATTTCTGTCAAGCCATGCAGTCGTCGAAAATCCATTTCTATCTGTTGAagatagtaaaaaattatttgataaaaataaccatgaaaaattggataaatttcgGAGCAGTCATGATCGAGTGAAGTCTTTATTAGCGAATGTTAATTTACCACccgaattgaaaaattttcgtgaTCCAAGtagttttgaagaaagtttGCGCGGAAAGAAAAATACTGAACAATCGTTAAGAAAACAAG ATATATCCTACCTTGGAGCAACTTTACCACTAGGAGAAGCAGGTTCATTTCCTCGAGAAACTTCATTCGAACGGGAACTGCGTGGATTAAAAGCTATTTTAAGAGAATCAAAAAGTTCCACAACATTGGCTCGAAGTCGATCAAGATCAAAATCACCAAGAAAACGACGTAAAAGGTCTCATTCTAGAAGCACCTCTAGTGGGGATACCTCTAGGGATAGATTATCAGGCTCTCGAATATATCGAAAACAGAAAGCATCAAGATCTCGTAGTCGATCTCGTTCTACAGAACGTAAAAAACTTCGTAAAAGAAGTCGATCTAAAACTCCGTATTCAGAATTGAAaacacgatttaaaaatttccaGCAAAAGCCAACAAATAAAGACAGtactaaaatactaaaatcCCGATGTAATTCACCAGTAACACATCGCTCTACTTCAAGAGACAGATTAGCGCGCCCTCGAGTATATCGAAAACGGAAAACAAGCTCATCGAGATCCCGAAGTAGATCTCGATCTTCAGAACGTAAAACTCTTCCTGAGAAGAAGTATTCAGAATTACAAAATCGATGGAGGAGTACCCAACCCGGtataacaaaatcaattttgaaaccGCGAAGTAGATCACGTTCGTTAGAACGTCAGAAACTTCGTAAAAGAAGTCGATCGAAAACTCCATATTCGGAATCGAAAAATCGATGCAAAAGTTTCCAAGAAAAACAATCAGATATAGatagtaaaacaaaattaactagTCGATCTCACCTTCGTCCTCGTCGATCTAGAAGTAGATCTAGAGAAAAATTTCGTGATAAAAGTAAATCACGACGATATAGAAGCAAATCACCTAGTGGGGCAGATAATAAACGAAGGCTGTCTAAAAGTAAATCTTTATCACCTCCTCGTGAATCTACTGATAATAAActtaaacaattaaatgaagaaagttctaattctaataaattacaaataccttcgttttcaataaattatcagCCACCAACGTCAGTAGAGTTA CCACCAATACCACCTATGTTAATTCAAACACCAATGGGACCAATTGTGCCAatgcaacaacaacaaccaaTGGCGTCCTTTGATATTCCATCGACGAGCTGCAGTCAAGAAACAGAATTACCATCGTTCAACTCAGATGGAAATTATTTAAGGAATAATTCTTGGAAATCTaccaagaaaaagaaaaaaatacctcATGAAGATATATATTGCGATGTGTGTAATGTATTTGTGAATACAGAAACACAATACAACTTACATGTAAGGAGCAAAAAGCATaagaaaaaagaagaattaaTAAAATCGGTTCGAAGGAATGGAGGGATACTACCTACTCCAGCACCTGTCCCTCAAGTCAAATTAAGCTGTGAAgtttgtcaaaaatataatttccaaaCTGTTGACTCATATAACAAT cATATGATGTCAatcaaacatttgaaaaatttcactgCAACTTTAAACGAAGTTTctgaaatcaaattatttaatcccGAACAACAATCCAAAACCACAGCTGTCGaaa gttTCCAGAAATATTCAGAAAACGTATTTGCCAATGAAGCGATAGCTGTgcaagtaaaaaagaaaaatcagatTATAGAAAATCATTGTCAACTGTGCGATGTTACAGTTAATTCCGAGGAGCAATTTGAAATG CACCTAATTTCAAAGGGACACAGGAAAAAGTTATCAAAAGTAAATAAGTCAAAGGCAAAATAA
- the LOC123301765 gene encoding uncharacterized protein LOC123301765 isoform X1, translating into MNYNKEKEWFLERIDHSCFSRPTLPQLRHIISDDPRIKKYYPCIESSSIEEARTDIGFSTGNSGAENKWNHLRQEESLFYKQINNSTDKPQGDDTNKIKILGMESSGIESPEIDGLFDEIMNCLDEDETIDFTSNEPKSALESSRQKLKNLLNKSPVKNVIENPFLANTGPSNLLNKAPGKNVIENPFLANTEPSSTVAENAFLPRTMPSEAVIENPFLSTTGPTETHVKNSFISNATSTGTIENSYSSNTGSSQVLVENPFLSSHAVVENPFLSVEDSKKLFDKNNHEKLDKFRSSHDRVKSLLANVNLPPELKNFRDPSSFEESLRGKKNTEQSLRKQDISYLGATLPLGEAGSFPRETSFERELRGLKAILRESKSSTTLARSRSRSKSPRKRRKRSHSRSTSSGDTSRDRLSGSRIYRKQKASRSRSRSRSTERKKLRKRSRSKTPYSELKTRFKNFQQKPTNKDSTKILKSRCNSPVTHRSTSRDRLARPRVYRKRKTSSSRSRSRSRSSERKTLPEKKYSELQNRWRSTQPGITKSILKPRSRSRSLERQKLRKRSRSKTPYSESKNRCKSFQEKQSDIDSKTKLTSRSHLRPRRSRSRSREKFRDKSKSRRYRSKSPSGADNKRRLSKSKSLSPPRESTDNKLKQLNEESSNSNKLQIPSFSINYQPPTSVELPPMTPVLPPMPPIPPMLIQTPMGPIVPMQQQQPMASFDIPSTSCSQETELPSFNSDGNYLRNNSWKSTKKKKKIPHEDIYCDVCNVFVNTETQYNLHVRSKKHKKKEELIKSVRRNGGILPTPAPVPQVKLSCEVCQKYNFQTVDSYNNHMMSIKHLKNFTATLNEVSEIKLFNPEQQSKTTAVESFQKYSENVFANEAIAVQVKKKNQIIENHCQLCDVTVNSEEQFEMHLISKGHRKKLSKVNKSKAK; encoded by the exons GAGAAAGAATGGTTTTTAGAACGTATCGACCATAGCTGTTTTAGCAGACCAACACTGCCACAATTACGACACATTATCTCGGATGATCCTCGGATCAAAAAGTATTACCCATGTATCGAGAGTTCCAGTATCGAGGAAGCACG GACAGATATCGGTTTTTCCACTGGCAATTCTGGAGCAGAAAATAAATGGAATCATTTAAGACAAGAAGAATcgttattttacaaacaaataaataattctactgATAAACCTCAAGGCGATGACACTAACAAAATCAAGATTCTCGGGATGGAAAGCTCAGGAATTGAAAGTCCTGAAATCGATGGATTATTTGACGAAATAATGAATTGCTTAGACGAAGATGAAACAATAGATTTCACTAGTAACGAACCGAAGAGTGCGTTAGAAAGCTCCCggcaaaagttaaaaaatttattaaataaatctccagtgaaaaatgttatagaaaatccATTTCTTGCAAATACTGGgccatcaaatttattaaataaagctCCAGGGaaaaatgttatagaaaatccATTTCTTGCAAATACTGAGCCATCATCAACTGTTGCTGAAAATGCGTTTCTTCCAAGGACTATGCCATCAGAAGCTGTTATAGAAAATCCATTCCTATCAACTACTGGGCCAACAGAAACTCATGTGAAAAACTCGTTTATTTCAAACGCTACATCAACAGGAACTATAGAAAATTCGTATTCTTCAAACACTGGGTCATCACAAGTCCTTGTAGAAAATCCATTTCTGTCAAGCCATGCAGTCGTCGAAAATCCATTTCTATCTGTTGAagatagtaaaaaattatttgataaaaataaccatgaaaaattggataaatttcgGAGCAGTCATGATCGAGTGAAGTCTTTATTAGCGAATGTTAATTTACCACccgaattgaaaaattttcgtgaTCCAAGtagttttgaagaaagtttGCGCGGAAAGAAAAATACTGAACAATCGTTAAGAAAACAAG ATATATCCTACCTTGGAGCAACTTTACCACTAGGAGAAGCAGGTTCATTTCCTCGAGAAACTTCATTCGAACGGGAACTGCGTGGATTAAAAGCTATTTTAAGAGAATCAAAAAGTTCCACAACATTGGCTCGAAGTCGATCAAGATCAAAATCACCAAGAAAACGACGTAAAAGGTCTCATTCTAGAAGCACCTCTAGTGGGGATACCTCTAGGGATAGATTATCAGGCTCTCGAATATATCGAAAACAGAAAGCATCAAGATCTCGTAGTCGATCTCGTTCTACAGAACGTAAAAAACTTCGTAAAAGAAGTCGATCTAAAACTCCGTATTCAGAATTGAAaacacgatttaaaaatttccaGCAAAAGCCAACAAATAAAGACAGtactaaaatactaaaatcCCGATGTAATTCACCAGTAACACATCGCTCTACTTCAAGAGACAGATTAGCGCGCCCTCGAGTATATCGAAAACGGAAAACAAGCTCATCGAGATCCCGAAGTAGATCTCGATCTTCAGAACGTAAAACTCTTCCTGAGAAGAAGTATTCAGAATTACAAAATCGATGGAGGAGTACCCAACCCGGtataacaaaatcaattttgaaaccGCGAAGTAGATCACGTTCGTTAGAACGTCAGAAACTTCGTAAAAGAAGTCGATCGAAAACTCCATATTCGGAATCGAAAAATCGATGCAAAAGTTTCCAAGAAAAACAATCAGATATAGatagtaaaacaaaattaactagTCGATCTCACCTTCGTCCTCGTCGATCTAGAAGTAGATCTAGAGAAAAATTTCGTGATAAAAGTAAATCACGACGATATAGAAGCAAATCACCTAGTGGGGCAGATAATAAACGAAGGCTGTCTAAAAGTAAATCTTTATCACCTCCTCGTGAATCTACTGATAATAAActtaaacaattaaatgaagaaagttctaattctaataaattacaaataccttcgttttcaataaattatcagCCACCAACGTCAGTAGAGTTACCACCTATGACACCAGTACTTCCACCGATGCCACCAATACCACCTATGTTAATTCAAACACCAATGGGACCAATTGTGCCAatgcaacaacaacaaccaaTGGCGTCCTTTGATATTCCATCGACGAGCTGCAGTCAAGAAACAGAATTACCATCGTTCAACTCAGATGGAAATTATTTAAGGAATAATTCTTGGAAATCTaccaagaaaaagaaaaaaatacctcATGAAGATATATATTGCGATGTGTGTAATGTATTTGTGAATACAGAAACACAATACAACTTACATGTAAGGAGCAAAAAGCATaagaaaaaagaagaattaaTAAAATCGGTTCGAAGGAATGGAGGGATACTACCTACTCCAGCACCTGTCCCTCAAGTCAAATTAAGCTGTGAAgtttgtcaaaaatataatttccaaaCTGTTGACTCATATAACAAT cATATGATGTCAatcaaacatttgaaaaatttcactgCAACTTTAAACGAAGTTTctgaaatcaaattatttaatcccGAACAACAATCCAAAACCACAGCTGTCGaaa gttTCCAGAAATATTCAGAAAACGTATTTGCCAATGAAGCGATAGCTGTgcaagtaaaaaagaaaaatcagatTATAGAAAATCATTGTCAACTGTGCGATGTTACAGTTAATTCCGAGGAGCAATTTGAAATG CACCTAATTTCAAAGGGACACAGGAAAAAGTTATCAAAAGTAAATAAGTCAAAGGCAAAATAA